The Verrucomicrobiota bacterium genome segment GCGTTCTTCGACGGCGGTGGTGAGCTTGCGCAGGCATCCGGCGCAGAGCAACGCGCCGTCGTGTTCCGTCACGCACTCACGGCAGAAGTGCTGCGCGCAGGACGGGCACCGCGCCACGGCCTCCCGGAGCGTGTGGTGCAGGCAGCGTTGTTCGTGGAGTTGAAGCATCGTCAGTTCAGAGCGTCCGTCGGCGGCAGGGGCGGGACTTGTTGCGGGATGGAGGGTTTCACCGGTGACGGTGCCGAGTCAACGGCCTTGCCGGACCCGGGAACGGACGCCGACGAAGTTGCGCCCGGCTGCGCGCGGCGGAAGCGGATCAACGCACTCCATCCAATCAACCCGGCGGCGAGCAGGTAGCCACTGCTCACGACATAGAGGGTGAACAGCGCGATGTGGCTCGACGGCCGGAGATTCTCGATGTCCACCTCGTCACCGCTCGAAATGCCGATGTAGATGGCCAGCACAAACGCGGCCACCATGCCGAGCGCGTA includes the following:
- a CDS encoding rhomboid family protein translates to MLQLHEQRCLHHTLREAVARCPSCAQHFCRECVTEHDGALLCAGCLRKLTTAVEERKRRWAGASRAVAACAGVLLAWMCFYVAGQWLVSMPSEFHEGTLWKRDLLSK